The proteins below are encoded in one region of Flavobacterium nackdongense:
- a CDS encoding RagB/SusD family nutrient uptake outer membrane protein, with the protein MKTFKYIIGLFLVTLIGCNDIIDLYPESQVNTATYYSNAAELRTGLNGIYNGLQKPVLNEWQFTELRSDNTIMSSPGTSSTVNFDLDYLDRFFPTSSHQAVYTYWLNTYNNIRGVNYILNALGANYNEATGAIDYGANTLPISDVDRKKFASEACFIRAYSYYNLVRLYGGVFLVHEPISPDQAKQLNRSSVADIYKLIVADLANASENGSAAKFGTIPAIEVGTANSWAAKALLAKVYLNLNRKADAITLLNDVIANSGYGLETTYANVFSIGNEMNKEILFAVRFKSGGTGLGNTLPNQFAPQNSGSAVIIGAGKSYNSPSQELINSYAANDLRKSVNIAVYGVGNPDQIYVNKYMSKPTIVNDSENDWPVIRYADVLLMLAEAQGNTASSWAQINLIHKRATTVTLTPDTGNIAVFEKALADERRWEFAFENQRFFDLLRFDTTLTTIKSEATIDNHFAVMYPLYYTKYTEPKLTLDQMQTNANPDKFLLPIPQYEIDTNSFLVIPQNPGY; encoded by the coding sequence ATGAAAACATTCAAATATATAATAGGTCTTTTTTTGGTAACCCTTATCGGATGCAATGACATCATTGATTTGTATCCAGAATCTCAGGTAAATACTGCCACCTATTACTCTAATGCAGCTGAATTGCGTACTGGATTAAATGGAATTTATAATGGACTTCAAAAGCCCGTGCTAAATGAGTGGCAATTTACTGAATTACGCAGTGACAATACCATAATGAGTAGTCCAGGAACCTCTTCAACGGTAAACTTTGATTTGGATTATTTGGATCGCTTTTTTCCAACGTCTTCTCATCAAGCCGTATATACTTATTGGCTCAATACCTATAATAATATTCGAGGTGTCAATTATATCTTAAATGCATTGGGAGCAAACTACAATGAAGCTACAGGTGCTATCGATTACGGAGCAAATACACTTCCTATAAGTGATGTTGATCGTAAGAAATTTGCTTCAGAAGCTTGTTTTATTCGTGCTTATTCCTACTATAATTTAGTGCGTTTGTATGGAGGTGTTTTTTTAGTTCACGAACCAATATCGCCAGATCAAGCCAAACAGTTAAATCGCTCTTCGGTTGCGGATATTTATAAATTAATCGTTGCCGATTTGGCCAACGCTTCAGAAAACGGAAGTGCGGCTAAATTTGGTACAATTCCTGCCATAGAGGTTGGAACAGCCAATAGTTGGGCTGCCAAAGCTTTATTGGCTAAGGTTTATTTAAATTTAAATAGAAAAGCGGATGCCATTACCTTATTAAACGATGTAATAGCTAATAGTGGTTATGGACTGGAAACAACCTATGCCAATGTATTTTCTATTGGAAACGAAATGAACAAAGAAATTCTTTTTGCTGTTCGATTTAAATCTGGTGGAACAGGCTTAGGGAATACACTTCCTAATCAATTTGCTCCTCAAAATAGTGGTTCGGCAGTTATTATTGGAGCGGGTAAAAGCTACAATTCGCCCAGCCAAGAGTTGATAAACAGCTATGCAGCCAATGACCTCAGAAAATCAGTAAATATAGCTGTGTATGGAGTTGGTAATCCTGACCAAATTTATGTGAATAAATATATGTCTAAACCAACCATTGTGAATGATTCCGAAAATGACTGGCCAGTAATTCGTTATGCAGATGTATTATTGATGTTGGCAGAAGCTCAGGGTAATACTGCTTCAAGTTGGGCACAAATTAACCTTATTCACAAAAGAGCAACCACAGTTACTTTGACTCCTGATACAGGCAATATTGCAGTTTTCGAAAAAGCATTAGCCGACGAAAGAAGATGGGAGTTTGCTTTTGAGAACCAAAGATTTTTCGACTTGTTGCGTTTTGACACCACGTTGACTACTATAAAATCAGAAGCAACGATCGACAATCATTTTGCTGTAATGTATCCATTATATTATACAAAATATACTGAACCTAAATTGACATTAGATCAAATGCAAACTAATGCCAATCCAGATAAGTTTTTATTACCAATTCCGCAATATGAAATTGATACAAATTCATTCCTAGTGATTCCACAGAATCCTGGATATTAA
- a CDS encoding ribonuclease activity regulator RraA: MALSKSTREKLKKVSTPTIATCLYKKGFKNQFIQNVKSVQLGKPTMVGEAYTLRYIPAREDRNPITVFRNADHPQRVAVENCPPGHILVIDSRKDARAASAGDILVSRLMVRGVAGIVTDGGFRDSANIAKLAIPAYHNRSSAPTNLTLHEAIDINQPIACGDVAVFPGDVLVGDDDGVMVIPAAIVDEVADECLEMTLFEKFVLEKVLDGRAVIGLYPPTNETTLVDFETWKKEQVK, translated from the coding sequence ATGGCCTTATCCAAGTCAACAAGAGAAAAGCTAAAAAAGGTAAGTACCCCAACTATTGCTACTTGTCTTTATAAAAAAGGATTCAAAAATCAGTTTATTCAAAATGTAAAGTCTGTGCAATTAGGAAAGCCAACAATGGTTGGCGAAGCTTATACGTTGCGATATATTCCAGCACGAGAAGATCGAAATCCAATTACCGTTTTTCGAAATGCCGATCATCCGCAAAGAGTAGCTGTCGAAAATTGTCCTCCAGGTCATATATTGGTAATTGATAGCAGGAAAGATGCCCGAGCAGCATCGGCAGGCGATATTTTGGTCAGTCGGTTGATGGTTCGTGGAGTAGCAGGTATTGTAACCGATGGCGGTTTTAGAGATTCAGCCAATATTGCCAAATTAGCCATTCCAGCCTATCATAATCGTTCTTCAGCTCCAACCAATTTAACTTTGCACGAAGCAATTGATATCAATCAACCAATTGCTTGTGGAGATGTAGCGGTTTTTCCGGGAGATGTTCTTGTAGGTGATGATGATGGAGTAATGGTTATTCCAGCAGCCATTGTCGATGAAGTAGCCGATGAATGCCTTGAAATGACTCTTTTTGAAAAATTTGTATTGGAAAAAGTATTGGATGGCAGAGCAGTGATTGGTCTTTATCCACCTACAAATGAAACTACCTTAGTCGATTTTGAAACTTGGAAAAAAGAGCAAGTCAAATGA
- a CDS encoding sugar phosphate isomerase/epimerase family protein translates to MENNSAHTRRDFVKLTALGVIGTIPLINSANSFFESDFFDASELDISIFSKHLQFLDYKTSGEMAAEMGFSGVDLTVRPKGHVLPELVKTDLPKAIKAIKEAGSNCKMITTTIESITNPIDVDIITTAASLGVNYYRSNWFKFKEGKTMIESLDTYQNEIYQLSELNKSLGIVGCYQNHAGRHVGSSFWEIDTILKTANPNYFGTQYDIRHAMVEGGNSWINGFELLKSKIKTIVLKDFKWAKVNEKWEPINVPIGEGMVDFSSYFKLLKKYQLKPDVCLHVEYDLGGAEKGNSTITVDKKVVFDAMKKDRMAIQKLWKEA, encoded by the coding sequence ATGGAAAATAATTCAGCACACACGAGGAGAGATTTTGTAAAACTAACTGCTTTGGGAGTCATTGGAACAATTCCTTTGATAAACTCTGCCAATTCCTTTTTTGAATCGGATTTTTTTGATGCTTCGGAATTGGACATTAGTATTTTTTCCAAACACCTTCAATTTTTAGATTATAAAACTAGTGGAGAAATGGCGGCTGAAATGGGGTTTTCAGGAGTGGATTTAACCGTCAGACCCAAAGGACATGTGCTCCCAGAATTAGTAAAAACAGATTTGCCAAAAGCCATAAAAGCCATAAAAGAAGCGGGGTCTAATTGCAAAATGATTACAACTACCATTGAAAGTATCACAAATCCAATAGATGTAGATATTATTACAACCGCTGCTTCATTAGGGGTGAATTACTACAGAAGCAATTGGTTTAAATTTAAAGAAGGTAAAACAATGATAGAGTCCTTGGATACATACCAAAACGAAATTTACCAACTAAGTGAACTTAATAAAAGTCTAGGTATTGTCGGTTGCTATCAAAATCATGCGGGTCGCCATGTAGGCTCATCATTTTGGGAAATCGACACCATTTTGAAAACCGCAAATCCAAACTATTTTGGCACTCAATACGACATTCGACATGCTATGGTAGAAGGCGGCAATTCTTGGATAAATGGTTTTGAGCTATTGAAGTCAAAAATAAAAACAATCGTTTTAAAAGATTTCAAATGGGCAAAAGTTAACGAAAAATGGGAACCTATCAACGTACCTATAGGTGAAGGAATGGTCGATTTTAGTTCCTATTTTAAATTATTAAAAAAATACCAATTAAAACCCGATGTTTGCCTGCATGTGGAATACGATTTAGGTGGCGCCGAAAAAGGAAATAGCACAATTACTGTTGACAAAAAAGTAGTTTTTGATGCAATGAAAAAAGACCGAATGGCAATTCAGAAATTATGGAAAGAGGCTTAA
- a CDS encoding aldehyde dehydrogenase (NADP(+)) — translation MNSRTYFVAYNPATERALEGSFINSSAQDIHKTVLKAVEAFAKYRKKDKESIASFLEQIADEILHLGNELIERCHLETGLPLARLEGERGRTIHQLKLFAALVREGSWVDAQIDTAIPDRIPLPKPDIRKLLIPLGPVAVFGASNFPLAFSTAGGDTASALAAGCPVIVKGHEAHPGTSALIAKAISKAIQICGMPEGTFSLLQGNSKSVGEALVKHPEIKAVGFTGSFAGGKALFDYANARPEPIPVFAEMGSTNPVFILPGILKEKGVEIAAGLANSIAMGVGQFCTNPGICFIEKSEGVATFYNLLKQKINEIPAGTMLTSNIKKAFDNGIRKTKNSTEVEIVASGQPEVKLNSSSPILFKTSVDNFLKNHSLSVENFGPSSIIVEADTKEAVLDAASNLEGHLTATIFGNENDIDQYRALFDILELKVGRIIINGFPTGVEVCHSIVHGGPFPATTCSQSTSVGTNAIKRFVRPICFQDYPDSLLPAALKNENPLNIWRLINGSLTQSKIK, via the coding sequence ATGAACAGTAGAACCTATTTCGTAGCCTATAACCCTGCGACAGAGCGCGCCTTGGAAGGAAGTTTTATAAATTCTAGTGCCCAAGATATTCATAAAACCGTACTTAAAGCTGTTGAAGCTTTTGCAAAATATCGAAAAAAAGACAAGGAAAGTATAGCAAGTTTTCTAGAACAAATTGCTGATGAAATTCTACATTTGGGCAACGAACTTATAGAACGGTGCCATCTGGAAACAGGGCTTCCGCTCGCGCGATTAGAGGGAGAAAGAGGACGAACTATCCATCAATTGAAATTATTCGCAGCTCTGGTTCGAGAAGGTTCTTGGGTCGATGCTCAAATAGATACGGCTATTCCTGACCGAATTCCATTGCCAAAACCTGACATTCGAAAGCTGCTAATACCTTTAGGACCTGTTGCTGTTTTTGGCGCTAGCAATTTTCCATTAGCGTTTTCAACCGCAGGAGGAGATACCGCCTCTGCCCTAGCTGCTGGCTGTCCCGTAATTGTAAAAGGTCACGAAGCTCACCCAGGCACATCAGCGCTTATTGCAAAAGCTATTTCGAAAGCCATTCAAATTTGTGGGATGCCAGAAGGAACATTTAGTTTACTTCAAGGCAATTCAAAATCAGTCGGTGAAGCCTTAGTCAAACATCCAGAAATAAAAGCAGTAGGTTTTACTGGTTCCTTTGCAGGTGGAAAAGCCTTGTTCGATTATGCCAACGCTCGTCCGGAGCCGATTCCTGTGTTTGCAGAAATGGGAAGTACCAATCCCGTTTTCATTTTGCCAGGCATTTTGAAAGAAAAAGGTGTAGAAATTGCCGCAGGTCTAGCCAATTCTATTGCCATGGGTGTGGGTCAATTTTGTACTAATCCCGGCATTTGCTTTATTGAAAAATCAGAAGGTGTCGCTACCTTTTACAACCTGCTGAAACAAAAAATTAATGAAATTCCCGCAGGAACAATGCTTACGTCTAATATCAAAAAAGCTTTTGATAACGGAATTCGAAAAACTAAAAATAGCACAGAAGTAGAAATAGTAGCGTCAGGTCAACCAGAAGTGAAGCTAAACAGCAGTAGTCCAATACTATTTAAAACTTCCGTAGACAACTTTTTAAAAAACCATTCGTTATCTGTAGAAAATTTTGGACCCTCCAGTATTATTGTAGAAGCAGATACAAAGGAAGCGGTATTGGATGCTGCAAGCAATTTAGAAGGACATCTCACTGCAACCATTTTTGGAAACGAAAATGACATTGATCAATACAGAGCATTATTTGATATTTTAGAATTGAAAGTAGGCCGAATTATAATCAATGGCTTCCCAACAGGAGTTGAAGTATGCCATTCGATAGTGCACGGCGGTCCGTTTCCAGCCACAACCTGCTCTCAATCAACTTCCGTAGGAACGAACGCTATCAAACGATTTGTGCGACCCATTTGCTTTCAGGATTATCCAGATTCACTATTGCCAGCAGCTTTAAAAAATGAAAATCCTTTGAATATTTGGAGATTAATCAACGGTAGTTTGACCCAATCAAAAATCAAATAA
- a CDS encoding chondroitinase-B domain-containing protein: MTSSTATKPFSFYFYKAFLFFSCFIGLCAKGQNVYTTVSALQTAVNTAASTGGTFILKDGTYSNASFTFISIKASSNLPILIKSETIGGVILTNDSKFSLSKCTFITVQGFNFNCSGSNSLVKLSGCNNIRFTRNIFKLTTTVPVKWFYIGGVYNDLVYPYLDPSHHNRIDHNIFQDKTLPGHYITVDGNNSVDQSQYDLIDHNYFKNNSPRAVNEQESIRVGWSDMSKSSGYTTIEYNLFENCDGDPEVVSIKSCDNIVRHNTFNGSYGTLSFRHGNRNRAEGNYFFGNNRPIGLAPDGTTNLYTGGIRVYGTDHVIINNYFEGLNGTRWDAPITLTQGDVDQTSTSLSSHFRPERIIIAYNTLVNNDYGIELGFTNNGAYTKGMLNITIANNLITGSKNSLVKIVDGKDPGSNVTWSNNLMYPTAGAAMVSGGTMTTSFSPAQALNENPNLVFDSAQGTWRTAATTPVYNNTNAVVTTEDIDGQTRPTPSNPGADHYSADVMSVRYQPMTSATVGPNAYEANEPVPESLVLTPIPSFGASGGSQVTTVTSNVNWTATIDKPSWMSINPISGTNDGSITVVVTANSTFATRTGTITVVGGSLTRILTITQAGLVSTTPIINAGAAGYPVTVTATQEQITAPNSNYASNTLDKNTSSKWSDLGIGSTTNPYGVLTYDLSGVYSLESIKIATTGSSSKWYFYGIQFSLDGINYSPMINLTSAAAGPSTFQTYLFSDVARYVKITGAGNNSSAFTTISEIEFYGNAIPLSVVKNEQLNSLIVYPNPASTVLNLQLANKNYKKVYVFSMDGKLVLNAENDNLKSNHFTIDVSALKQGNYVLKLIDESGKIFNSKIITIAN, translated from the coding sequence ATGACTAGTTCTACCGCAACCAAGCCTTTTTCTTTTTACTTTTACAAAGCTTTTCTTTTTTTTAGTTGTTTTATTGGCCTATGCGCAAAGGGTCAAAATGTATATACGACCGTTTCGGCGCTTCAAACCGCTGTAAATACCGCTGCGTCAACAGGAGGGACATTTATTCTTAAAGATGGTACGTATAGCAACGCCTCATTTACTTTCATTTCGATAAAAGCTAGTTCGAATTTGCCCATATTGATAAAATCCGAAACTATTGGAGGTGTGATTTTAACTAATGATTCTAAATTTTCTTTAAGTAAATGCACTTTTATCACGGTTCAGGGGTTTAATTTTAATTGTAGTGGCAGCAATTCACTAGTTAAATTATCGGGTTGTAATAATATTAGATTTACACGGAATATTTTTAAATTGACCACTACAGTCCCGGTAAAGTGGTTTTACATCGGGGGCGTTTATAATGATCTTGTGTATCCCTACCTTGATCCAAGCCATCATAACAGAATTGACCATAATATTTTTCAAGATAAAACGCTGCCAGGGCATTACATTACAGTGGATGGTAACAATTCGGTAGACCAATCTCAATACGATTTAATAGATCATAATTATTTTAAAAATAACAGCCCAAGAGCGGTCAATGAGCAAGAGTCTATTAGAGTGGGCTGGAGTGATATGTCCAAGTCTAGCGGATATACTACAATAGAATATAATTTGTTCGAAAACTGTGATGGAGATCCCGAAGTAGTTTCGATTAAATCCTGCGATAATATTGTTAGACACAATACTTTCAATGGAAGCTATGGGACGCTTTCTTTTAGACACGGTAACAGAAATAGGGCAGAGGGAAATTATTTTTTTGGAAATAATAGACCAATAGGTTTAGCCCCAGACGGGACTACTAATTTGTATACAGGTGGAATCCGAGTCTATGGAACAGATCATGTTATTATCAATAACTACTTTGAAGGCTTAAATGGAACTAGATGGGACGCTCCCATAACATTGACTCAAGGTGATGTCGATCAAACAAGTACTAGTCTTTCAAGTCATTTTAGACCCGAAAGAATAATTATTGCTTATAATACTTTAGTCAATAATGATTACGGAATCGAATTGGGTTTTACCAATAATGGAGCTTACACGAAAGGGATGCTGAATATTACTATAGCCAATAATTTAATAACTGGATCTAAAAACAGTTTAGTAAAAATTGTCGATGGTAAAGATCCCGGCTCGAATGTGACTTGGTCCAATAACTTGATGTACCCGACAGCCGGAGCCGCAATGGTATCGGGAGGAACAATGACTACTTCATTTTCGCCAGCTCAGGCTCTAAATGAAAACCCCAATTTAGTATTCGATAGTGCACAGGGAACATGGCGTACCGCAGCGACTACTCCTGTTTATAACAATACAAACGCAGTTGTAACAACTGAAGACATTGATGGGCAAACAAGGCCAACTCCAAGTAATCCGGGAGCCGATCATTACAGCGCTGATGTGATGTCTGTTCGTTACCAGCCTATGACGTCAGCTACCGTTGGACCCAATGCGTATGAAGCCAATGAGCCTGTTCCAGAATCTCTTGTGCTCACTCCGATCCCATCCTTTGGTGCTTCAGGAGGATCGCAGGTTACAACGGTAACTTCAAATGTAAATTGGACGGCAACAATTGATAAACCCAGTTGGATGAGTATAAATCCGATTTCAGGTACAAATGATGGATCAATAACTGTGGTTGTGACGGCAAATTCTACTTTTGCAACAAGAACGGGAACAATAACGGTAGTCGGTGGATCGTTGACTAGAATTTTGACAATAACTCAAGCTGGCTTGGTGTCTACGACTCCAATAATAAATGCTGGAGCGGCTGGATATCCTGTAACGGTAACAGCAACTCAAGAGCAGATTACGGCTCCGAACTCGAATTATGCCAGCAATACTTTAGACAAAAACACTAGTTCTAAATGGTCTGATTTAGGTATCGGAAGTACTACTAACCCTTATGGAGTCTTGACTTATGATTTAAGCGGTGTTTACAGCTTAGAATCTATCAAAATTGCTACGACAGGAAGTTCTTCGAAATGGTATTTTTATGGTATTCAATTTTCACTCGATGGGATTAATTACTCGCCGATGATCAATCTGACGAGCGCCGCTGCCGGTCCCTCAACATTCCAAACTTATCTGTTTTCCGATGTGGCGAGATACGTCAAAATCACTGGAGCTGGAAATAATTCCTCGGCTTTTACAACTATTTCAGAAATTGAGTTTTATGGTAATGCAATTCCTTTATCTGTAGTAAAGAACGAACAGCTAAATTCTTTGATTGTATATCCTAATCCAGCATCAACGGTATTGAATTTACAATTGGCAAATAAAAATTATAAAAAAGTATATGTATTCAGTATGGATGGAAAATTAGTATTAAATGCTGAAAATGATAACTTAAAATCCAATCATTTTACAATAGATGTTAGTGCTCTGAAACAAGGTAACTATGTTTTGAAGCTTATTGATGAATCTGGCAAAATTTTCAATTCTAAAATCATAACAATAGCTAATTAA
- a CDS encoding T9SS type A sorting domain-containing protein, producing the protein MKKKLLLLATVILSIVQSFGQVTLPLYESFNYTEGEALANASPAKSQWTSVATASSLDDQIIASPGWVTTGIPGYGGSALFIQGGSTDPQIKFTSQTSGTVYYSFLAIFKENSAAPGTVWTGADPGIQFISLGQESSTTPGNTNYTCSIFIKKSGAGFVLGINKGSSTTETTWGSTVYNLDTEYYIIASHTFDLVTNIPTSKLWVIDPATSSGTDVPNVEPAATITSNLGTTNRLNVDRIYIRQDSNAKTPGIIIDELRVATNYNTVTGTTAPLGLSKNEIAGLNVYPNPVTNGKVFISSSSSDAKKITIYDILGKQLIHNEVSNGTLDVSSLSKGVYLMKISEGASSSTRKLIVE; encoded by the coding sequence ATGAAAAAAAAATTACTTCTTTTGGCAACAGTAATACTGTCGATCGTGCAATCATTCGGACAGGTTACTTTACCATTGTACGAAAGCTTTAACTATACTGAAGGTGAAGCTCTTGCAAATGCCAGTCCTGCAAAAAGTCAGTGGACAAGCGTAGCTACAGCATCTTCATTAGATGATCAAATTATTGCCAGTCCCGGTTGGGTTACTACCGGAATTCCAGGATATGGTGGTAGTGCGTTGTTTATTCAAGGAGGAAGCACCGATCCTCAAATTAAATTTACTAGTCAAACTTCAGGAACAGTATATTATTCATTTCTTGCCATTTTTAAGGAAAACAGTGCTGCTCCCGGAACTGTTTGGACTGGTGCTGACCCTGGTATTCAATTTATTAGTTTAGGTCAAGAAAGTTCGACGACTCCTGGAAATACAAATTATACCTGCAGTATATTCATAAAAAAATCAGGTGCGGGCTTTGTTTTGGGAATTAATAAAGGATCCTCAACCACTGAAACAACTTGGGGTTCTACCGTATATAATTTGGATACTGAATATTATATAATCGCAAGTCACACATTCGATTTGGTTACTAACATTCCAACTTCAAAATTATGGGTTATAGATCCTGCTACAAGTTCTGGAACTGATGTGCCAAATGTGGAACCTGCTGCTACTATAACTTCAAATTTAGGTACAACCAATAGACTAAATGTCGATAGAATTTATATCAGACAAGATTCTAATGCTAAAACTCCAGGAATTATTATCGACGAACTTAGAGTTGCTACAAATTACAATACTGTAACTGGTACTACAGCCCCGTTGGGTTTATCTAAAAATGAAATAGCCGGTTTAAACGTATACCCAAATCCAGTTACGAACGGAAAAGTTTTCATAAGTTCAAGTTCTTCTGATGCAAAAAAAATAACTATTTATGACATATTAGGTAAACAACTTATACATAACGAAGTTTCTAATGGAACTTTGGATGTGTCTAGTTTGAGTAAAGGGGTTTATTTAATGAAAATTTCAGAAGGTGCTTCAAGTAGTACAAGAAAGCTCATAGTGGAATAA